A window from Primulina huaijiensis isolate GDHJ02 chromosome 11, ASM1229523v2, whole genome shotgun sequence encodes these proteins:
- the LOC140988353 gene encoding DNA polymerase-like, giving the protein MVKAVFIRIYYESKEKLIPKSIELPNINIEDILNVIDSEIDSGKLPDVKSLISVKSRTPIKVTTIKGVRPECYPFIVADLETILVNNVHVPYAAGYLVVKSGDDLTSKPSIHTFFSEDHIPFYHTFEERSERILHDFFYNLEVSVLNIYSTRLRTIYFHNFSRFDGIIILRYFVDRHKYKIRTLFRNHKLYELKIYLGDKLIFRFRDSCTLLPSSLATLGKTLCPELGSKGSIPHEDLKVSNLQVSREELINYHRQDILLLGGVMLKAQEVNWSKYHIDIEEVMTLSSLSLKIFRMHYLDDKTFPIHIPTQNQDTFIRRAYYGGHVDVYKPYGENLYYYDVNSLYPYIMKSYPMPCGVPVWRNNLESVELDSLFGFIEAYVVCPTNISRPFLPYKDQYGTLIFPTGKFIGVFYSEELKFARDLGYEIIPLRGYLFEKKSSPFESFISHLYESRLDAKKRGDEAMTFIYKILMNSLYGRFGMNPESTVTEICDQKRYEELMKKDTFQSAEKLTDHYYIVNYITNFSGSDDDWKPPRMSAVQLSAAITACARIHMYPHISRPDCYYTDTDSIVLGSPLPEDQISSSELGKFKLEHQVNRGIFLAPKSYMLEIEDERHIIKHKGPAKDLVTSEWFVRQLADLSQTEKIPTDANFRIDWKRLQIVKKELILNLGLPRSTKRENIYESNNVWIDTRPKEVIDLGTKDATTIFKYELLRNNDESVSKATIDEGQETFQPTLYNTKPKKAKKAKSKRLPKDHDNSSSHKPDE; this is encoded by the coding sequence ATGGTTAAAGCTGTCTTTATTCGTATCTATTATGAATCTAAGGAAAAGTTGATCCCTAAATCAATAGAATTACCTAATATAAATATAGAAGATATTCTAAATGTTATAGATTCTGAAATAGATAGTGGTAAACTACCAGATGTCAAATCACTTATTTCTGTAAAGAGTCGTACTCCCATTAAAGTAACCACAATCAAAGGTGTGAGACCAGAATGTTATCCTTTCATAGTAGCCGATTTAGAGACTATACTAGTCAATAATGTTCATGTTCCTTACGCTGCAGGTTACTTAGTGGTGAAATCAGGTGACGATCTTACTTCCAAACCTTCGATACACACCTTTTTCAGTGAAGATCACATACCTTTCTATCATACCTTTGAAGAAAGGAGTGAAAGAATATTACATGATTTTTTCTATAATTTGGAAGTCTCAGTTCTAAACATATATAGTACTCGTCTTCGAACAATTTATTTCCATAATTTCTCCCGATTTGATGGTATTATAATTCTTAGGTATTTTGTTGATCGTCATAAGTATAAAATCAGAACCTTGTTTAGAAATCATAAGCTTTACGAGTTGAAAATCTATCTTGGCGATAAGTTAATCTTCCGTTTCAGAGATTCATGCACATTACTCCCTAGCTCTCTTGCAACATTGGGAAAGACATTATGTCCTGAATTAGGTTCTAAAGGCTCCATCCCACATGAGGATTTGAAAGTATCTAATCTTCAGGTTTCTAGAGAGGAATTGATAAACTATCATCGACAAGACATCCTTCTATTAGGTGGTGTGATGTTGAAGGCTCAAGAGGTTAATTGGTCTAAGTATCATATTGATATCGAGGAGGTGATGACATTGTCATCGCTTTCACTTAAAATATTTCGTATGCATTATTTGGATGATAAGACCTTTCCTATCCATATACCTACTCAAAACCAAGATACTTTCATAAGGCGTGCCTATTATGGGGGTCATGTTGATGTCTATAAGCCCTATGGTGAGAATCTTTACTATTATGATGTGAACTCATTATATCCATATATTATGAAATCTTACCCTATGCCTTGTGGTGTACCAGTATGGCGGAATAATTTGGAAAGCGTTGAATTAGATAGCTTGTTTGGCTTTATTGAGGCCTATGTAGTATGTCCTACTAATATATCACGTCCGTTCTTGCCTTATAAGGATCAATATGGTACTTTAATCTTTCCTACAGGTAAATTCATTGGAGTCTTTTATAGCGAAGAGTTGAAGTTTGCACGTGATTTAGGTTACGAGATTATCCCTCTTAGGGGATATTTGTTTGAGAAGAAGTCAAGTCCTTTCGAAAGCTTTATATCACACCTCTATGAAAGCAGACTAGATGCTAAGAAAAGAGGTGATGAAGCTATGACATTTATATATAAGATTCTCATGAACTCTCTCTATGGTAGATTTGGTATGAATCCTGAGAGTACAGTAACAGAGATCTGCGATCAAAAGAGATATGAAGAATTGATGAAGAAGGATACTTTTCAATCAGCAGAGAAGCTTACCGATCATTACTATATTGTGAATTACATTACCAATTTTAGTGGCTCTGATGACGACTGGAAACCTCCTAGGATGTCGGCTGTTCAATTGTCAGCAGCTATAACTGCTTGTGCTCGCATTCATATGTACCCACACATTTCCAGACCTGACTGTTACTACACGGATACTGACTCTATAGTTCTAGGAAGTCCTCTACCTGAGGATCAAATCTCTTCAAGTGAATTGGGTAAGTTTAAACTCGAGCACCAAGTAAATAGAGGTATCTTCTTAGCACCCAAGAGTTACATGCTAGAGATAGAAGATGAGAGACATATTATCAAGCACAAGGGCCCTGCTAAAGATTTAGTAACATCTGAATGGTTTGTAAGGCAATTAGCTGATCTCTCTCAAACCGAGAAGATCCCCACTGATGCTAATTTCAGAATTGATTGGAAAAGACTTCAAATTGTTAAAAAAGAGTTGATCCTCAACCTAGGACTACCACGGAGTACTAAAAgggaaaatatatatgaatccAATAATGTATGGATAGACACACGACCTAAAGAAGTAATAGACTTAGGAACTAAAGATGCTACCACTATCTTTAAATATGAACTATTGAGGAATAATGATGAATCAGTCAGTAAGGCTACTATTGATGAAGGTCAAGAGACTTTTCAGCCAACTCTCTACAATACAAAGCCTAAAAAGGCTAAGAAGGCTAAGAGTAAGAGGTTGCCGAAGGACCATGACAATAGCTCCTCCCATAAACCTGATGAATAA